One window of Vespa velutina chromosome 2, iVesVel2.1, whole genome shotgun sequence genomic DNA carries:
- the LOC124946555 gene encoding uncharacterized protein LOC124946555 has product MAGEYFETTYVPEIKDAESKERERQLVQEGTAMWKHQKEEFLRQKHREQRELREILENYSPWGKPGGGAPCPATLRKKNVLLEPLEPIKNHMAGQGWTSDSTIQRLFHKRDIDPLTIPDMNKFFDSNVEPDIGSHLQSSRGTRSLYNEEVQVYKLTGGVELVPLLTSRRYHSQPQTVRYHVTDITRPGYTIESLRSLEISNRKYIAELAEQIRWKQDKACEERRAEQESCRRHFDTWRKLWGRPGHGAPIDHVHRNNLYNILYRPVIY; this is encoded by the exons ATGGCAGGGGAATATTTTGAGACGACGTATGTACCGGAAATCAAGGATGCCGAGAGCaaagagcgagaaagacaACTCGTTCAAGAGGGCACGGCTATGTGGAAGCACCAGAAGGAGGAGTTTCTACGTCAAAAACATCGAGAACAACGAGAA TTGCGAGAGATTCTGGAGAACTACTCGCCTTGGGGTAAACCAGGCGGTGGTGCTCCGTGCCCAGCAAccttaagaaagaaaaatgttcttttgGAGCCATTGGAACCCATCAAGAATCATATGGCTGGTCAG GGATGGACTAGTGATTCGACGATCCAGAGGCTTTTTCATAAAAGGGACATCGATCCTCTGACTATTCCAGACATGAATAAATTCTTCGATTCGAATGTGGAACCGG ATATCGGATCGCATTTACAATCATCAAGGGGTACAAGAAGTCTCTACAACGAGGAGGTCCAGGTGTATAAGCTCACTGGTGGTGTAGAATTAGTGCCGTTGTTAACTAGCAGACGTTATCATTCACAACCGCAGACTGTTCGCTATCATGTGACTGACATTACTCGGCCAGGATATACGATAGAATC cCTGCGTTCACTCGAAATTTCTAACAGAAAGTACATCGCAGAGCTTGCTGAACAGATACGATGGAAACAAGATAAAGCATGC GAGGAACGTCGTGCGGAACAAGAAAGCTGCAGACGACATTTTGATACCTGGCGAAAGCTCTGGGGTAGACCGGGTCACGGTGCACCCATAGATCATGTTCACAGAAAcaatctttataatattctttatcgtCCAGTTATCTATTGA
- the LOC124946556 gene encoding prefoldin subunit 6 isoform X3, translated as MNEVSKQLKMVEEIQKKLQTEIDKFNQVQKDYNKALRTRQILDGQLNENIAVKKELDLLKSEDEVFKLIGPCLIKQHLEEAKQNVAKRMDYISSELKRTEELITTLDKKQDVHRETLEKLQQMFQQAQVKASLAGTKT; from the exons tGAAAATGGTAGAAGAAATTCAGAAGAAACTTCAAActgaaatagataaatttaatcaagttcaaaaag ATTATAACAAAGCACTTCGTACAAGACAAATATTAGATGGGCAGCTGAATGAAAACATTGCCGTTAAAAAGGAATTAGATCTTTTGAAGTCTGAAGATGAAGTTTTCAAATTAATCGGACCATGTCTTATAAAACAACATTTAGAGGAAGCTAAACAAAATGTTGCTAAACGTATGGACTACATATCATCTGAATT GAAGCGTACAGAAGAATTAATAACTACTTTGGATAAAAAGCAGGATGTTCACAGGGAAACTCTTGAAAAATTGCAGCAAATGTTCCAACAAGCTCAAGTCAAAGCATCACTTGCTGGAacaaaaacataa
- the LOC124946556 gene encoding prefoldin subunit 6 isoform X5, protein MVEEIQKKLQTEIDKFNQVQKDYNKALRTRQILDGQLNENIAVKKELDLLKSEDEVFKLIGPCLIKQHLEEAKQNVAKRMDYISSELKRTEELITTLDKKQDVHRETLEKLQQMFQQAQVKASLAGTKT, encoded by the exons ATGGTAGAAGAAATTCAGAAGAAACTTCAAActgaaatagataaatttaatcaagttcaaaaag ATTATAACAAAGCACTTCGTACAAGACAAATATTAGATGGGCAGCTGAATGAAAACATTGCCGTTAAAAAGGAATTAGATCTTTTGAAGTCTGAAGATGAAGTTTTCAAATTAATCGGACCATGTCTTATAAAACAACATTTAGAGGAAGCTAAACAAAATGTTGCTAAACGTATGGACTACATATCATCTGAATT GAAGCGTACAGAAGAATTAATAACTACTTTGGATAAAAAGCAGGATGTTCACAGGGAAACTCTTGAAAAATTGCAGCAAATGTTCCAACAAGCTCAAGTCAAAGCATCACTTGCTGGAacaaaaacataa
- the LOC124946556 gene encoding prefoldin subunit 6 isoform X4, translating to MRVKMVEEIQKKLQTEIDKFNQVQKDYNKALRTRQILDGQLNENIAVKKELDLLKSEDEVFKLIGPCLIKQHLEEAKQNVAKRMDYISSELKRTEELITTLDKKQDVHRETLEKLQQMFQQAQVKASLAGTKT from the exons tGAAAATGGTAGAAGAAATTCAGAAGAAACTTCAAActgaaatagataaatttaatcaagttcaaaaag ATTATAACAAAGCACTTCGTACAAGACAAATATTAGATGGGCAGCTGAATGAAAACATTGCCGTTAAAAAGGAATTAGATCTTTTGAAGTCTGAAGATGAAGTTTTCAAATTAATCGGACCATGTCTTATAAAACAACATTTAGAGGAAGCTAAACAAAATGTTGCTAAACGTATGGACTACATATCATCTGAATT GAAGCGTACAGAAGAATTAATAACTACTTTGGATAAAAAGCAGGATGTTCACAGGGAAACTCTTGAAAAATTGCAGCAAATGTTCCAACAAGCTCAAGTCAAAGCATCACTTGCTGGAacaaaaacataa
- the LOC124946556 gene encoding prefoldin subunit 6 isoform X2: MEMTELEELKMVEEIQKKLQTEIDKFNQVQKDYNKALRTRQILDGQLNENIAVKKELDLLKSEDEVFKLIGPCLIKQHLEEAKQNVAKRMDYISSELKRTEELITTLDKKQDVHRETLEKLQQMFQQAQVKASLAGTKT; encoded by the exons tGAAAATGGTAGAAGAAATTCAGAAGAAACTTCAAActgaaatagataaatttaatcaagttcaaaaag ATTATAACAAAGCACTTCGTACAAGACAAATATTAGATGGGCAGCTGAATGAAAACATTGCCGTTAAAAAGGAATTAGATCTTTTGAAGTCTGAAGATGAAGTTTTCAAATTAATCGGACCATGTCTTATAAAACAACATTTAGAGGAAGCTAAACAAAATGTTGCTAAACGTATGGACTACATATCATCTGAATT GAAGCGTACAGAAGAATTAATAACTACTTTGGATAAAAAGCAGGATGTTCACAGGGAAACTCTTGAAAAATTGCAGCAAATGTTCCAACAAGCTCAAGTCAAAGCATCACTTGCTGGAacaaaaacataa